Proteins encoded within one genomic window of Cucumis sativus cultivar 9930 chromosome 3, Cucumber_9930_V3, whole genome shotgun sequence:
- the LOC101203788 gene encoding polyadenylate-binding protein-interacting protein 5, translating to MKPHGSSLNPFATSYIPLSQRGANRTFIGENTSRENIGANLPGYSEQCVYNPPYNNSISPRLNMNHGKKASVAGAAVKNHPFLGSLSQQSSDLTEMEMFDREVNMDIELLQVSFPGLSEQSLTDVYFANKGDLDAAIDMLSQLENKHPHDVEYDPESLPDTLDIGDISESGFVTVDQPSFRMKNVANQASTSSRF from the exons ATGAAGCCACATGGATCGTCTTTGAATCCGTTTGCAACATCTTACATTCCACTCTCCCAGAGAGGGGCTAACAGAACTTTTATAGGGGAAAACACTTCGAGGGAAAATATTGGGGCTAACTTGCCTGGATACTCTGAACAATGTGTATATAATCCTCCATATAACAACAGCATTTCCCCTCGGTTAAATATGAATCATGGTAAAAAAGCATCTGTCGCAGGCGCAGCTGTGAAGAATCACCCTTTTCTTGGATCATTGTCACAACAGAGTAGTGATTTGACAGAAATGGAGATGTTTGATAGAGAAGTCAACATGGATATTGAATTGCTTCAAGTCAGTTTCCCTGGACTATCTGAACAATCCCTTACTGATGTGTATTTTGCAAATAAAGGTGACTTGGATGCTGCTATAGACATGCTGAGCCAGCTTGAG AACAAACATCCACACGACGTTGAATACGACCCTGAAAGTCTCCCAGACACTTTGGACATTGGTGATATCTCCGAATCCGGGTTTGTAACCGTTGATCAACCCTCTTTCAGAATGAAGAATGTAGCCAATCAAGCAAGTACTTCATCCAGATTCTAA
- the LOC101216628 gene encoding death-inducer obliterator 1 produces the protein MQSSQLDPITNKMDSSLSEAPRGVSVSSSDPSVHQYLVPNRQMELMESISGGSLTQSGMLSRMQRGQVDVKTGNFGRQHFQIPDNQFGGTGNMVRTAEGMLSLPVKRKASNEPLNSLAQQSPLHNKRVAPMEHRPWLQPASGIAKRPHLQIPNNSPAPAPMYSPAGTKRKVQQMESHPTKVGHQRSNSSKGQTAPPTPTSKIQNEPTGSVRSKMRESLTAALALVSQQEDKSSNDEKSSPTEAEKFSTPKQENSLSSGPAIGHVSDDSRKIFSEKLDSVGLEDNVGKMLDKSSLCVNVSDLDALRYDGRVFQPNNVLSYEDISFGDNFFIKDDLLQENGLSWVLEADLGVADKKEILTDELQKIDVGIGNQNQVAKPVQTPESLALKIEEELFKLFSGVNKKYKEKGRSLLFNLKDRNNPELRERVMSGEITPERLCSMTAEELASKELSEWRMAKAEEFAQMVVLPDTEVDIRRLVKKTHKGEFQVEVEEYDNNASADVSSGASTFSQSQSLRNNNESEDGSPDEPEAVKDEQNISGQKNAASNKDNYTFTIASNEGSDLMQGLMVDDGLKDTELLPPIVSLDEFMESLDTEPPFDILAEGAGKLSPVLEKGESEPNSRLKTAAHPPKGATDVSTEKNNEESHTKADIGSSSIGHVDLQPSPTKLDVDSNDNQAGLRTSDRNDVAKSNDSNNAKSETESPASAVKLEHLWDGILQYNISTMTSVVGTYISGERTSAKDWPGILEIKGRVRLDAFEKFLQELPLSRSRAVMVLHLDLKEGRPESEQADLREVAESYVVDERVGIADPGSGVEFYFCPPHGRILEMLGRILLKETSNEALNAIENGLIGVVVWRKTQLTSMSPNSTSHHKRSSKKQHFSSRRPQETSNFKANNISPKQTIPRSSYFPIATAHPPPEEDDADGEDDVPPGFGPSTARDDDDLPEFNFSGSANPPGFSSQNKHPLTPRGQSSRPPSFQPVSQTGSRPVEQMRELVHKYGQNLGKNTPSTANWGERSGFSSVAIQPWNDDDDDIPEWQPQAGAASHQQIPPPSHSQPPLRGFQQPTLRPQYMMNHNQQPMGHPPPLNVSQQGTWWAPQQGHNINNSNNLQPISNLNSSNGQFYGSFGRSAPSNPSNNRGF, from the exons ATGCAAAGTAGTCAATTGGACCctataacaaacaaaatggaTTCTTCACTATCAGAAGCTCCTAGAGGGGTTTCAGTTTCTTCCTCGGATCCTTCCGTGCATCAATATTTAGTACCCAACAGGCAAATGGAACTGATGGAATCAATTTCCGGTGGCTCTCTAACTCAGAGTGGAATGCTATCACGCATGCAAAGAGGACAGGTTGATGTTAAAACTGGCAATTTTGGACggcaacattttcaaataccTGACAATCAATTTGGAGGGACTGGAAACATGGTGAGAACTGCAGAAGGGATGCTGTCACTTCCCGTGAAGCGCAAAGCATCAAATGAGCCTTTGAACTCTCTTGCACAGCAGTCTCCATTGCATAATAAGCGTGTTGCACCCATGGAACATCGACCATGGTTGCAGCCAGCTTCTGGAATAGCCAAAAGACCTCATTTACAAATACCAAACAATTCCCCAGCTCCTGCGCCGATGTATTCCCCTGCAGGAACTAAAAGAAAGGTACAGCAAATGGAATCACATCCAACTAAAGTTGGACATCAACGATCCAATTCTTCCAAAGGCCAGACTGCTCCGCCCACTCCAActtccaaaatacaaaatgaaccAACTGGATCTGTGAGATCGAAGATGAGGGAATCCTTGACTGCTGCATTAGCCTTGGTATCACAGCAGGAAGACAAGTCatcaaatgatgaaaaaagTTCTCCAACAGAGGctgaaaaattttcaactccAAAGCAGGAAAATTCTTTATCATCTGGTCCAGCTATTGGTCATGTATCTGATGACTCGAGGAAAATCTTTTCTGAAAAATTAGATTCTGTTGGTCTTGAAGACAATGTAGGAAAGATGTTAGATAAGAGTTCGCTATGTGTAAATGTTAGTGATTTAGATGCATTGAGGTATGATGGGCGAGTCTTTCAACCAAATAATGTTTTGTCGTATGAAGATATTTCTTTTGGGgacaacttttttattaaagatgaTCTTTTACAAGAAAATGGTCTCTCATGGGTACTGGAGGCTGATTTAGGCGTAGctgataaaaaggaaattctAACTGATGAACTTCAGAAGATAGATGTTGGTATAGGAAATCAAAACCAGGTAGCAAAACCAGTTCAGACACCCGAGTCTTTAGCtctgaaaattgaagaagaattatttaaattatttagtgGTGTTAATAAAAAGTACAAGGAAAAAGGAAGGTCCCTTTTGTTCAACCTGAAGGACAGAAATAATCCTGAATTGAGAGAAAGGGTTATGAGTGGGGAAATTACCCCCGAAAGATTGTGCTCAATGACAGCCGAGGAACTTGCTTCCAAGGAGCTTTCTGAGTGGAGAATGGCAAAGGCTGAAGAATTTGCACAAATGGTGGTTTTACCGGACACTGAAGTTGATATCAGGCGTTTGGTAAAGAAGACACATAAAGGTGAATTCCAGGTAGAAGTTGAAGAATATGATAATAATGCCTCTGCAGATGTTTCATCTGGGGCTTCTACATTTTCTCAGAGTCAGAGTCTACGTAACAACAATGAGTCTGAAGATGGGTCACCTGATGAACCCGAAGCAGTTAAGGACGAGCAGAATATTTCTGGCCAGAAAAATGCTGCATCTAACAAGGATAATTACACCTTCacaattgcatcaaatgaagGGTCTGATTTGATGCAAGGACTCATGGTTGATGACGGTCTGAAGGATACGGAGTTGCTGCCTCCAATCGTCTCCCTAGATGAGTTCATGGAGTCCCTTGATACGGAGCCACCTTTTGATATTTTAGCTGAAGGTGCTGGAAAATTGTCTCCTGTTTTGGAGAAGGGTGAGTCTGAGCCTAACTCTCGTTTGAAGACTGCAGCTCATCCTCCGAAAGGTGCTACGGATGTCAGTACAGAAAAGAATAATGAGGAGTCTCATACAAAAGCAGATATTGGGTCATCTTCTATTGGCCACGTGGATTTGCAACCTAGTCCTACTAAACTTGACGTGGATTCTAATGACAACCAAGCTGGTTTAAGAACGTCAGACAGGAACGACGTTGCAAAATCTAATGATAGTAATAATGCAAAATCTGAGACAGAATCTCCTGCTAGCGCAGTTAAGTTAGAACATCTATGGGATGGCATTCTCCAGTACAACATTTCCACAATGACTTCAGTCGTGGGTACCTACATAAG TGGGGAAAGGACTTCGGCAAAAGATTGGCCTGGCATTCTTGAGATTAAAGGGAGAGTAAGATTGGATGCGTTTGAGAAGTTCCTTCAAGAGCTTCCATTATCACGGAGTCGTGCCGTTAtg GTTCTTCATTTGGATTTGAAGGAGGGACGCCCGGAAAGCGAACAAGCTGATTTACGCGAG GTAGCTGAGTCATACGTCGTGGACGAGCGAGTTGGTATAGCGGATCCTGGATCTGGggttgaattttatttttgcccTCCACATGGAAGAATTCTTGAAATGCTTGGCAGGATCCTTCTAAAGGAAACTTCTAATGAGGCACTTAATGCAATTGAAAATGGCTTAATAGGCGTTGTTGTATGGAGAAAAACTCAATTAACTTCAATGTCACCAAACTCAACGTCACACCACAAACGCAGTTCAAAAAAGCAACATTTTAGTTCTAGAAGACCACAGGAGACATCAAACTTTAAAGCTAATAATATTTCCCCTAAACAGACTATTCCTCGTAGTAGCTATTTCCCTATTGCCACTGCTCATCCTCCGCCTGAGGAGGATGATGCCGATGGTGAAGATGACGTCCCTCCTGGTTTTGGTCCTTCAACTGCTCGGGATGACGACGATCTCCCTGAATTTAACTTCTCTGGTTCTGCCAACCCTCCCGGGTTCTCTTCGCAGAACAAGCACCCTCTTACCCCTCGAGGGCAGTCCTCGAGACCACCTTCGTTCCAACCAGTTTCCCAAACTGGGTCTCGTCCAGTAGAGCAAATGCGAGAGCTTGTGCACAAATATGGGCAAAACTTAGGGAAAAACACCCCCTCCACAGCAAACTGGGGAGAAAGGAGTGGGTTCAGTTCGGTAGCTATCCAGCCTTGGAATGACGACGATGACGATATCCCAGAATGGCAACCACAAGCAGGTGCAGCCTCACATCAGCAAATACCTCCTCCCTCACATTCGCAACCGCCCTTGCGTGGGTTTCAGCAGCCGACATTAAGGCCTCAGTACATGATGAACCATAATCAGCAGCCCATGGGGCACCCCCCTCCCTTAAATGTGAGTCAACAAGGGACATGGTGGGCTCCTCAGCAAGGCCATAACATCAACAACAGCAATAATTTACAGCCTATTAGCAATTTAAATAGTAGTAATGGTCAGTTTTATGGGTCATTTGGGAGATCAGCTCCTTCGAACCCTTCAAATAATAGagggttttga
- the LOC101204033 gene encoding dnaJ homolog subfamily B member 1 → MGVDYYNILKVNRNANDDDLKKAYRKLAMKWHPDKNPNNKKEAETKFKQISEAYEVLSDPQKKAIYDQYGEEGLKDMPPPGSGGFPFGNGGGGGSSGFNPRNAEDIFAEFFGSSPFGFGSSGPGKSMRYQSEGIFGGFGGSENIFRTYSENVTPKKPAPVESKLPCTLEELYSGSTRKMKISRTVVDANGRQVPETEILTIDVKPGWKKGTKITFPDKGNEQPNQLPADLVFVIDEKPHDVFKRDGNDIIMNHRVTLAEALGGTTINLTTLDGRSLSIPVIDIVSPGYELVIAREGMPIVREPGNRGDLRIKFDVKFPTRLTPEQRAGLKRALGG, encoded by the exons ATGGGAGTGGattattacaatatattgAAGGTGAACAGGAACGCCAATGACGATGATCTCAAGAAGGCGTATAGAAAATTGGCTATGAAATGGCATCCTGATAAAAACCCCAACAACAAGAAAGAAGCTGAAACCAAATTCAAGCAGATCTCCGAGGCCTATGAG GTGTTGAGCGATCCCCAGAAGAAGGCTATTTATGATCAATATGGTGAAGAAGGGTTGAAAGACATGCCACCACCAGGCAGTGGAGGCTTCCCATTTGGGAACGGCGGTGGAGGAGGGTCGAGCGGGTTTAATCCGAGGAATGCAGAGGATATATTTGCAGAATTTTTTGGGAGCAGCCCTTTCGGATTTGGTTCATCAGGACCAGGAAAGTCTATGAGGTACCAATCAGAGGGAATTTTTGGGGGATTCGGTGGAAgcgaaaatatttttagaacaTATAGTGAAAATGTAACACCAAAGAAACCTGCACCGGTTGAGAGCAAATTGCCTTGTACTCTTGAAGAACTGTATTCAGGATCAAcaaggaaaatgaagatttCAAGAACAGTTGTTGATGCAAACGG ACGACAAGTTCCCGAGACAGAGATATTGACCATCGATGTGAAGCCCGGTTGGAAGAAAGGGACCAAAATCACCTTCCCAGATAAAGGAAATGAACAACCAAACCAACTACCTGCAGATCTAGTATTTGTCATTGATGAGAAGCCTCATGATGTTTTCAAAAGAGATGGTAATGATATCATTATGAACCATAGGGTGACACTAGCCGAAGCATTGGGTGGAACCACTATAAATCTCACCACGCTTGATGGTCGTAGCTTATCAATACCCGTAATAGACATTGTTAGCCCAGGCTACGAGCTCGTGATTGCCAGAGAAGGAATGCCAATTGTAAGAGAGCCAGGTAACCGAGGTGATTTAAGGATCAAATTCGACGTAAAATTTCCAACAAGATTAACACCCGAGCAACGAGCTGGACTCAAACGTGCATTGGGAggataa
- the LOC101204275 gene encoding cyclin-A2-2 — protein sequence MSRENVNFQVEERSGRITRARAKELSESGGILCSSKSSGVQKHILRANSKRMASDDIKTCSGSSHGLPNKRRAVLKDVTNISTKGFDKNCRNVSNIQGAKTTRKVSSKAKANAPSNAPEEILGAEEDANTRLAEDLSKIRVVESREVSLRETLDEKERTEQTRSLTSRECGVSDMILSVSSEESIPQPNEKYMAPQRSAALRDRGVIDIDSNSKCLQSCSTYAPDIYDRIRVTELDQRASTTYMEQLQQDITANMRGILVDWLVEVSEEYNLVSDTLYLTVNVIDRFLSQNYIEKKRLQLVGVASMLIASKYEEICAPRVEDFCFITDNTYTKGEVVEMESEVLNILHFRLSVPTTKTFLRRFIQSAHASYKVPCIELEFLANYLAELTLVEYSFLKFLPSLIAASAVFLARWTLDQSDHPWNPTLEHYTGYSVSQLKTVVLALHDLQLNTSASSLNAIRQKYKQPKFKCVATLTSTKSVLSLF from the exons ATGAGTAGggaaaatgttaattttcaaGTGGAAGAGCGCTCCGGCAGAATCACGAGAGCACGCGCAAAAGAGCTGAGCGAATCAGGAGGCATCTTATGTTCCTCAAAATCTTCTGGAGTTCAGAAGCATATTCTACGAGCTAACTCAAAAAGAATGGCATCTGATGATATTAAAACTTGTTCAGGCTCCTCCCATGGCCTTCCTAACAAAAGAAGAGCAGTGCTCAAGGATGTCACTAACATTTCCACCAAAGGTTTTGATAAGAATTGTAGAAATGTTTCTAATATTCAG GGTGccaaaacaacaagaaaagTTTCTTCAAAAGCTAAGGCAAATGCGCCTTCTAATGCTCCTGAAGAAATTTTAGGTGCAGAAGAAGATGCAAACACAAGACTGGCTGAGGATTTGTCTAAAATAAGGGTGGTAGAATCTCGAGAGGTCTCTCTAAGAGAGACTTTGGACGAAAAAGAGAGAACAGAGCAAACTAGGAGTCTTACCAGCAGAGAATGTGGAGTTTCAGATATGATTCTCTCTGTATCTTCAGAAGAATCTATCCCTCAGCCAAATG AAAAATATATGGCACCTCAACGATCGGCAGCATTAAGGGATAGAGGTGTTATAGACATTGATTCAAACTCTAAATGTCTTCAATCATGCAGCACATATGCTCCAGACATATATGACAGGATACGTGTGACAGAG CTTGATCAAAGGGCCTCAACTACCTACATGGAACAGTTGCAGCAAGATATCACTGCAAACATGCGAGGAATACTGGTTGATTGGCTTGTAGAG GTTTCTGAAGAATATAATCTAGTTTCAGATACACTCTATTTGACTGTTAATGTCATCGATCGATTCCTCtctcaaaattatattgaaaagaagCGACTACAACTTGTTGGTGTTGCAAGCATGTTAATTGCATC aaaatatgaagagATCTGTGCACCGCGAGTGGAAGATTTCTGCTTCATTACAGATAATACTTACACCAAAGGAGAG GTTGTAGAAATGGAGAGTGAAGTTTTGAACATACTGCACTTTCGGCTATCTGTTCCCACTACTAAGACATTTCTAAG GAGATTTATACAATCAGCTCATGCTTCTTACAAG GTTCCTTGCATTGAACTTGAGTTTTTGGCCAATTATTTAGCTGAGTTGACTCTTGTTGAATACAGCTTCCTAAAGTTCCTTCCTTCTCTGATAGCCGCATCCGCCGTATTTCTTGCAAGATGGACACTTGACCAATCGGATCATCCGTGG AATCCAACTCTAGAGCACTATACCGGTTACAGCGTTTCTCAGCTGAAAACTGTTGTGCTTGCCCTCCATGACTTGCAACTAAACACCAGTGCTTCCTCCTTAAATGCCATACGTCAAAAGTATAAACAACCGAAG TTCAAATGCGTAGCTACATTAACGTCTACAAAATCAGTTCTATCACTATTTTGA